The sequence TCGGTAGGCGCTGGTGCACTTGCACTACAGGCAGACAGCATCGGGGCGATGATGATTGACAGCCATAAGCCTCGGAAGATGACATGCAGATTCTTCAAATTTGGTCTCATCCGTATTTCCTTGCACTACTTGGATTTCACTGGAGTGTAAACCCACGGTGTGAAGCCGGACCAGTCCGGCCCGGCCTGTCCCGTATCAATCGACTCAGCATCTACACCAGTTGAAATAAGCGTTGCTACTGCTGGTTAGCAGGCAGTAAACGTTCACTCCAGCTCATCAGCACGTGCGAACCGTGACGCGCCGTCGACGGGCCGCCATCATGCCTCCTGCAATCACGGTTGGCCGCTTACTTTGCGGCTATATCCACCCACACCGCATGATGGTCACTGCCATCGGCAATCGCCGCTTCCGGGGCGGTGCTGGCCGGCCAGAAGATGCCACTGCCGAGCAGGGTGAACTGGTGCGACGGCAGCACGTAGTCCAGGCGCATGGTGCCGGCTTGCGGGCCGAAGTCGCCGGTGACCTGGTGCGGATCGCCGGTGTGCACGATGCCTTGTGCGGCGTACTCGGCGGTCTTTTGCGGGCCGCCTTCGCTGCGCGGGGTGGGGTAGTGCAGCACGCGCGGATGATGGATCAATGCGCGGATCGCTTCGTGGCGGCCGGCGCCATCGATCGGATCGTTGTTCAGATCGCCCAGGATGACAAAGCGCGCATCGGCCGCCAGGCCGCCGCAGACTCCCTTGTCATCGCACAGCCAGCGCTTGCTGTCGGCCGCGTTGTCCAGGTACGCACGCCATAGCGCGAGCTCATCGTGGTTGCGTGCTGCGTTGCGCTTTTCCGCGCCATCGAACACCGGCGGCGTCGGATGCGACACCAGTGCATGCACGACACCGAGCGGCGTGTGCACCGGCACGTCCCAATGCGATTTGGATGACAGGCGCAGCTGCGACCAGATCGCATCACTGTAGAACGAACGTCCTGTGACTGGATCCAGTGGCCGCAATGCGCCAGGCAGTGCGCTCCATTTCAGCAATTGAAAGCTACGTACGGCCTGCGCATCGATCGGATAGCGCGACAGTACCAGCATGCCGTACTGACCAGGGTGCAGCCCGTAGCCCCAGGCATCGTTGCCACGCGAGCGGCCGTCGCCACCGACGGTGCCGTTGTTGTCCAGATCCAGGCCGCTCGGCACGCCGGTATTGACCGGTGCCAGATACCGATACGGATAGCGCAACGGTTCGCCGCCACCCGGTTGGGCGACCTGCAGGTAGCGCTGCTGGAACAGATCGGCAGCGCGGTGGTCCGGGTCGAAATCGAATTCGTTGAGCAGCACCAGATCCGGACGCACGCGCTGCAGCACCGCGGCGATCTTGCGTGCATGCGCGCTGTCGCCCTGCAGTTCGCGCACCAGGCCGCCGGCCTCGTCGGAGTACAGCGAGGTGTTGTAGGTGGCGATGCGCAGCTGTGTCGGCACAGGTTCGCCGGTGGCGTTATCGGCCGATGCGGGGGTGCGATGGGTGCAGGCGGCGCAGAGCGCGGTCAGCGCAAGCAACAGAAAAGGTCTGATCATCGCGTGATTCTCGCATGCCGGATGCGACAGGCCGATGTCGCGCGCTGGGATTCACGGCGCTGATGCGTGTGCCGGTAGCCCGCGCCACTGGCGACCGTCGTAGGCTTCCAGTGCGCTGAAGCGCCGCTTGTAATTCATCTTTGCATGGCCGTCGATCCAGTAGCCCAGATACACATGCGCACGTCGCTCGCGCTGCGCCCATTGAATCTGCTGCAGGATCGCGAAGGTGCCCAGGCTGCGCGCGGCCGCCTCGGGTGCGTAGAACGTGTACACCGCCGACAACGCATGCTCGGTGACGTCGGTAACCGCAACGGCGAGCAACCGCCCCGGCGCGTGCGCCACCGCCGGCTCACGCATCTCCAGAAACCGTCCATGCGACCAGCCGCCGATCAGGAACTGATCGAACTCGGTGGCGCCATGCTCGTCCATGCCACCACCGGGGTGCCTGGATTTGAGGTAGTGGCGATACAGGGCGAGTTGCTCGTCGGTGCGTTCGGCTGCGACCACCCGCACGACCAGATCCTGGTTGCGCGCCAGGCAGCGGCGTTGACTGCGGTCCGGTCGAAATGCATCCACCGCAATACGCACCGGCACGCACGCGCGGCAGCGTTCGCAATGCGGCCGGTACACCAGATCGCCGGAGCGACGAAAGCCCCACGCCAATGCCTGCGGATAGATCGTCCCCAGGCGCGGGTCATGCGGGTCCAGCACCAGATCGCGCGCACGACGCTCGGGCCAATAGCCGCAGGCATGCTCGCCGGTCTGGAACAGGCGCAGGTCGTCGTGGGTGTCGGCGTGGATGGCCATGCGCGCAGGATAGCGCCTGTGCGTCGCAACAGCGGCGACTGTCCGCCGGATGAATACGCCAGGTGTCCGCGTCAACGCGCACGCCGATGGCCCGTTGATGTGGGTGTTGGTGGCAGCGCACGGCCTATCCGGATGCGCCACCCACGCGATGCGGCCCATGCAGGTGCCGCGTGTGGTTCCCACAATCAGGAGTTTCTCATGACGTCTCGCAAACCTTTCCTCGCCCTGGCCATGCTGGCTGCGCTGTCTACCGGCGCCGTGTTCGCCGCCACTCCGCCTGCTGCCGGCGATGCGCCGCGTCCTGGCAAGCTCGACAGCAATCACGATGGCGTCATCGATCGCAGCGAAGCGGCCGCCGACCCCAAGCTTGCCGCGCAGTTCGACAGGCTGGACACCAATAAGGACGGCAAGCTTTCGCGCGATGAGCGCCCGCGCCATCGCGGCCCGGGCCGCGAGGGACGTGGCGATTGGATGGCCAAATTCGACACCAACAAGGACGGTCGCATCAGCCGCGAGGAAGCCAAGGCCGACCCGAAGTTTGCCGCACGCTTCGAACAAATGGACGTCAACAAGGACGGCTTTGTCGATCGCGCCGACCGTGAGCTGCGCATGCAGCAGCATCGCGATGCGTGGTTTGCCAAAGCCGACACCGACAAGGACGGCAAGTTGAGCAAGGCCGAATTCGACGCCGCATCGAAGATGCGTGGCGAGCATGGCCGCTGGGGGCAGGGCGAGCATGGCAAGCGTGCGATGCCGGCCAAGCCTGCTGCGGCCAACTGAGCACGTGTTGACGCGGTACGCGGCTGAACACGTGTCGCGTCGACGGTAGCGGTGAGGACGTTTCAGTCACACGGATGATGCAACAAGGCGCCGATCGACCCATGGCCTCCCGCAAGGGAGGCTTTTTTGCGCTACCGATACGCTGCAATGGCGGAGCAGGTAGCTGGAAAGGGCAAGCTCATGCCGTAACGGCGAGTCGCACGGATGCCGACAGCGCGATGTGCCGATGTGTTCCGGCCGGTGCAGCATCGCCGCTGCCGTCACGTTTCGGCAGCGAGGGGAAACTCTCCGGCGAAAAGAGTGCTGCCGATGCGGTTGCTGGGCATTCCAGCGCAATGCCAGTGAAGGGTGTCATTTGCTGTGCCACTGCTTGTGGACAGGATCGGTGAGTGTGTTCTTTTCCTGCGTGTAGATCCCGTTCTGCTGCGCGATGGCTTCACCCGTCTCGACGATGGCGTTTTGAATGAAGACGTTTTCGTTGCCGCCGCGGACGAAGGTCAGCTGATGGAATGCGGTTTTGTTTCCCCAATCTGGAGAGGGCAGTGAGATGAACTTCACCGTGTAGGTCTCGTCGTCGAAACTGCCTTGCAGGACGTAGACGCCATAATGGTTTTCGCCTTGCGAAATGATCTTGTACATGCCGTTGCCGTAGTAATAAATCTCCGCATCGGGAAACGGCTTTTTCTCGTACATCTTGCGATAGTGGAGCACCTGTTTAATGGTGGGTTCTCCAAAGCTCACTGCCAGCGTCTGGCCGTCGTGCGAGGACGTCAGCCCTTCCGCGTGCGCGCCAGCGCTGCTCAGCAGCATCAAGCCTGCGGTCACGATCTTTTTCACTGCATTGCTCTCCTGGTCTCTTCAAGCGCCGTGTGCGGGAGCTGCACTGTTCCAGTGGCACCGCCGCTGGAATACTCGCAGACAAGCGTGGCAATGAAATTCATTGAGATACAGTCAAGAAGTGCCGCTCAGTCACGCTGCGTGGGCGCATGCCCTTCAATATCCGATGTTGAAGGGCGCTCAGCGCGCAGGCTGGATCCGCACCCGCATCTCTTCCTCGTCCGCCGGCGGTGTCGCGTCTTGGGGCAACTGTGATGCGGGCTGCGTTGCCGGAGCGACCGGCACCGGGGCGCTGCGGTGTCGCATCACCACAACCATGGCCACCGCGGCGATCACCAGCAACAGCACCAGACGGATGCGCCACGCCCAGCTGCGTGCGGTGGTACTGGAGCCGTTCTCGCCTTCGCGGAAGGTGTATTCCACGTTCGGCAGATCGCGGCGGGTGGTATCGAGCAGGCGCGCCTCGCGCAGCAGGTCGCGCGCGCGCGGCTGGTCGTCGGCGTGCACGATCCACACGGTGGGATACGCTTGCGCGTTGCCTTGCTCGAGGTAGCTGAACTGGCCGGTACGCTTGCTTTCATACGAGCGGCCGTTGCTCATGCGCACGTCGATGCCGGCGTTGCGCAAGAGATTGGCCACGCCCTCGGCGGTTTCGATACGTTGACTGCTGAAGATCTTGCGCATGCTGGTGGAAACCGCCGTTGGGTCCGGAACAGATGGCGCCAGTGCTGCGCCGGTTCAAGATGAAAGAAGGGTGTCGCTGATCGCTATTGCTGAGAGGCCGCACGTGTGTCGACTAACAGGCCGGCGCGGGTCGTGGCAACTCGCATGCTGGATGGCGAACCGGCAGCGCGCCCGGCACCCGCGTCGTCGATCCATGGTTCCGCGCCACAGCTATGCCACGCATCTGCGCCTAACCCTTGGCCGGCACGGCAATCGTGCTGCCATCGGGCACCACGCGGATCAGGCCTTCCTGCGTCGTGCTGGCGACCAGCACGCCATCGCGGGTGAAGAACTGCCCGCGAGCCAGGCCGCGCGAGCCCTGCGCGGTGGGACTGTCCAGCGAGTACAGCAGCCAGTCGTCGGTGCGAAAGGGACGGTGGAACCAGAGCGCATGGTCGAGCGAAGCCATCTGCACATTCGGCGTGTAGTAGCTGATGCCGTGCGGGAAGGTGGAGGTGCCCAGCAACTGAAAATCCGAGGCGTAAGCCAGCAGCACCTGGTGCAGGCTGACATCGTCGCCGATCGGGTCGTTCAGGCGCAGCCACATCTGCTGGAACGGTGGGCGCTTGGGGGGCTTGAGCTCGTCGCGCGGAAAGACGTGGCGAAACTCGAACGGGCCTCCGCGCGAGAGCCAGCGCTGCACCTTTGCCGGCAGGTTCGCCAGCACGTCCGGCGCCAGCGGCGCGGCCGGTTCGATGTCTTCCGGCGGCGGCACCACCGGCATGGCCGACTGGTGCTCGGCACCGTCTTCGTGTTCCTGGAACGAGGCCGCGCAGAAAAAGATCACTTTGCCGTGCTGGATCGCAGTGACCCGCCGCACCGAAAAACTGCCGCCATCGCGGGTGCGGTCGACGTCGTAGACGATCGGGTGGTCGATATTGCCGGCACGCAAAAAATAGGCATGCAGCGAATGCGCCTGGCGGCCGTTCTCCACCGTGGCCTGCGCGGCCGACAGTGCCTGGCCCAGCACCTGTCCACCGAACACGTACTTGGTGCCGATATCGCGGCTCTGACCGCGAAACAGATTGTCTTCCAGGCGCTCCAGCGACAGCAGGCTGATAAGTTCGGAGACGACGGGTTCGGCGTTGGCGGACAAGAGGCTGGCCTGGGCGTGCGACGGACCGCGATTATAGCGGGCCGCCTGCATGCCACCGCGCGACGGGCTAATCAGGCCTTTTGCAGCCGTGCCACCAGGCCACGCAGCGCGGCCTGGGCATCGGGCGCGTACCAGCCATCGACGAAGCGCTCCAGCTGGATCAGTTCCGGCGCTAGTGCAGCGCGCAGATCCGCCCTGGCCACCGCGCGCGTGGCCAGCATCGGCTGCCGTGGCAGTTGCTGCAGCTCCTGCAGCCAGGCCACCGCGCGTGCGGTGACCAGCTCGCCGTCCACCAGCTCGTCCACCAGGCCGATCTGTGCGGCCTGTTCGGCCGGCAGCAATTGCCCGGAAATCAGCAAGCGTTCGGCACGATGCGCACCGACCACGCGGCGCAGCAGCCGCTGGATCCCGTCCGGCGCCGCCAACCCCACCTGTACTTCGTTCAGGCCGATCGTGTACGGCCTTGCGGTATCGGCGCTGCGCGCCATCACCCGGTAATCGCAGCACAGCGCCAGCACGCAACCACCGGCCGGCGCATGGCCGCCGATCGCCGCGACCACCGGCACCGGGCAATTGGCCAGCGCCTGCGCTGCCTCGAAGAAGGCCGTCCAGCTGGCCAGCAACGCAGCGCGGTCGGTGCCATGCGACAGCAGGTGCGGCACGTCCATGCCGCCGGAAAAAATGCGTTCGCTCCCCGATAGCACCACCCCGTCGACCGTGGCGTCCAGCTGCTGCACGGCAGCGCTCAGTGCGTGGCACAGCGCGGTATCCAGTGCATTGACCGGCGGGCGGGCCAGACGGATTTCGCGAACTCGGCCGTGGTCTAAGATCTGGATGCTCATTCGGGGCTCCTGAAGGTCGGGCCATGATAGACGGCGGTGGCTGCAGGCGGCGCGTGCAGAGCAGCGTCATCGCTGCACTTGCATCACTTCCAGTGCCGCGCATTCTGCCTTCGCCGGCATGCGGGGAGACGAGCAAAAAAACGGCGGCTCCATTGACGAAGCCGCCGTGCATCATGGACCTGCGTCTGCGCAGGCCTGCGTCAACTGCTTGCTGCGCGCACCGCATCCGGCAGTGCCGCACTCTTGCCGGTCTGCGTGTCGATCCACACCACCACCACGTTGCCGTCCGAATACAGCACGCTGTCGTCCTTCTGGTCGACGATGCGATGGCCGATGGTGATGCTGCTGCTGCCCAGGCGCTCGACGAACAACTCCACCGTGATGTCGTTGGGCCACACCAGCGGGCGTTTGTAGTTGACGTTGGTGGCAGCAACCACCGGCGCGATGCGGTCGGTCATCGACACGCCTTGTACGCCCAGCATCCAGCGCACGCGCGCTTCTTCCAGGTACGAAATGTATTTGGCGTTGTTGACATGGCCCATGCTGTCCATGTCGCGCCAGCGCACGCTGATCGGGATGCGTGCCAGGATCTTGTGTTCGCTCATCAGCTTGCCTTCTTCTTCGCAGTCTTCTTGGTGGCGGACTTGGCGACCTTGGCCACCTTCTCCGGTTTGACCTTGCGCGGCGGGCGCGCATCAGGCTTGTTGGCCATCGCGGCGGGGCGCGTCTCGCGCGCCTTGACCGACGGCAGCATCTTGGCTAGGAACTGCCCGGTGTAGGACGCCTTATGCGCGGCCACGTCTTCGGGTGTGCCGGACACCAAGATGGTGCCGCCACGATGGCCACCTTCCGGCCCAAGATCCACGATCCAGTCGGCGGTCTTG comes from Xanthomonas vesicatoria ATCC 35937 and encodes:
- the tesB gene encoding acyl-CoA thioesterase II, producing the protein MSANAEPVVSELISLLSLERLEDNLFRGQSRDIGTKYVFGGQVLGQALSAAQATVENGRQAHSLHAYFLRAGNIDHPIVYDVDRTRDGGSFSVRRVTAIQHGKVIFFCAASFQEHEDGAEHQSAMPVVPPPEDIEPAAPLAPDVLANLPAKVQRWLSRGGPFEFRHVFPRDELKPPKRPPFQQMWLRLNDPIGDDVSLHQVLLAYASDFQLLGTSTFPHGISYYTPNVQMASLDHALWFHRPFRTDDWLLYSLDSPTAQGSRGLARGQFFTRDGVLVASTTQEGLIRVVPDGSTIAVPAKG
- a CDS encoding arginyltransferase, with translation MGRIAWVAHPDRPCAATNTHINGPSACALTRTPGVFIRRTVAAVATHRRYPARMAIHADTHDDLRLFQTGEHACGYWPERRARDLVLDPHDPRLGTIYPQALAWGFRRSGDLVYRPHCERCRACVPVRIAVDAFRPDRSQRRCLARNQDLVVRVVAAERTDEQLALYRHYLKSRHPGGGMDEHGATEFDQFLIGGWSHGRFLEMREPAVAHAPGRLLAVAVTDVTEHALSAVYTFYAPEAAARSLGTFAILQQIQWAQRERRAHVYLGYWIDGHAKMNYKRRFSALEAYDGRQWRGLPAHASAP
- a CDS encoding acyl-CoA thioesterase — encoded protein: MSEHKILARIPISVRWRDMDSMGHVNNAKYISYLEEARVRWMLGVQGVSMTDRIAPVVAATNVNYKRPLVWPNDITVELFVERLGSSSITIGHRIVDQKDDSVLYSDGNVVVVWIDTQTGKSAALPDAVRAASS
- a CDS encoding enoyl-CoA hydratase/isomerase family protein; this encodes MSIQILDHGRVREIRLARPPVNALDTALCHALSAAVQQLDATVDGVVLSGSERIFSGGMDVPHLLSHGTDRAALLASWTAFFEAAQALANCPVPVVAAIGGHAPAGGCVLALCCDYRVMARSADTARPYTIGLNEVQVGLAAPDGIQRLLRRVVGAHRAERLLISGQLLPAEQAAQIGLVDELVDGELVTARAVAWLQELQQLPRQPMLATRAVARADLRAALAPELIQLERFVDGWYAPDAQAALRGLVARLQKA
- a CDS encoding putative signal transducing protein, which codes for MRKIFSSQRIETAEGVANLLRNAGIDVRMSNGRSYESKRTGQFSYLEQGNAQAYPTVWIVHADDQPRARDLLREARLLDTTRRDLPNVEYTFREGENGSSTTARSWAWRIRLVLLLVIAAVAMVVVMRHRSAPVPVAPATQPASQLPQDATPPADEEEMRVRIQPAR
- a CDS encoding EF-hand domain-containing protein, which produces MTSRKPFLALAMLAALSTGAVFAATPPAAGDAPRPGKLDSNHDGVIDRSEAAADPKLAAQFDRLDTNKDGKLSRDERPRHRGPGREGRGDWMAKFDTNKDGRISREEAKADPKFAARFEQMDVNKDGFVDRADRELRMQQHRDAWFAKADTDKDGKLSKAEFDAASKMRGEHGRWGQGEHGKRAMPAKPAAAN
- a CDS encoding endonuclease/exonuclease/phosphatase family protein; translated protein: MIRPFLLLALTALCAACTHRTPASADNATGEPVPTQLRIATYNTSLYSDEAGGLVRELQGDSAHARKIAAVLQRVRPDLVLLNEFDFDPDHRAADLFQQRYLQVAQPGGGEPLRYPYRYLAPVNTGVPSGLDLDNNGTVGGDGRSRGNDAWGYGLHPGQYGMLVLSRYPIDAQAVRSFQLLKWSALPGALRPLDPVTGRSFYSDAIWSQLRLSSKSHWDVPVHTPLGVVHALVSHPTPPVFDGAEKRNAARNHDELALWRAYLDNAADSKRWLCDDKGVCGGLAADARFVILGDLNNDPIDGAGRHEAIRALIHHPRVLHYPTPRSEGGPQKTAEYAAQGIVHTGDPHQVTGDFGPQAGTMRLDYVLPSHQFTLLGSGIFWPASTAPEAAIADGSDHHAVWVDIAAK